From the genome of Halobacteriovorax marinus SJ:
TTTTGGCCAAATGGTCTGCTGATGATCTGAATGCCTTTGGAGATGCAATGAAAAATCTTGCAAACTTAAAGGCATGCGTAGACTGTGGAATGTACTCTGATTTAGATTATTGCGAAATATGCTCGAATTCAGAAAGAAAAGAAAGTAAGTCTGTTTGTGTTGTTGAGAATGTGACAGATTGCTTGGCCATTGAGCGTAGTGGAAATTATGAAGGCCTTTATCATATTTTGGGTGGAGTTCTAAATCCATTGATGGGTGTTGGGCCAGATGAATTAAAAATTGATTCATTTGTAAAAAGAGTAAGAGGGTTAGAAGTTAAGAATGTTATTCTTGCAGTTAATCCTTCAGTCGAAGGTGATGCAACTTGTTCGTATAT
Proteins encoded in this window:
- the recR gene encoding recombination mediator RecR gives rise to the protein MELPESLLNVIDQLSKIPGVGDKTATRQTLILAKWSADDLNAFGDAMKNLANLKACVDCGMYSDLDYCEICSNSERKESKSVCVVENVTDCLAIERSGNYEGLYHILGGVLNPLMGVGPDELKIDSFVKRVRGLEVKNVILAVNPSVEGDATCSYIKQVLPSDVEVDRIGFGIPMGGSLEYLDTMTIAKALENKKKM